CCGCGGGTCAGAAGACCTACAACGGGGTGGCGATCGTCTCCCGCCGACCTGGCATCGACGTGGTGACCGCCATCCCGGGCTGCGACGATCCGCAGAAACGAGTGCTCGCCGCGACGTTCGACGACGTGCGGGTGATATGCCTCTACGTGCCGAACGGAGAGTCGGTGACGTCGGACAAGTATCGCTACAAGCTGGACTGGCTCGCGGC
This sequence is a window from Betaproteobacteria bacterium. Protein-coding genes within it:
- a CDS encoding endonuclease/exonuclease/phosphatase family protein, whose product is MLRIATWNVNSLKVRLSQVLDWLPAAGIDIACLQETKLQDIDFPFEALRVAGYQALAAGQKTYNGVAIVSRRPGIDVVTAIPGCDDPQKRVLAATFDDVRVICLYVPNGESVTSDKYRYKLDWLAA